In Cedecea neteri, a single genomic region encodes these proteins:
- a CDS encoding bifunctional tRNA (adenosine(37)-C2)-methyltransferase TrmG/ribosomal RNA large subunit methyltransferase RlmN yields MSEMNTPEATPVVVSNKAEKINLLDLNRQQLREFFAELGEKPFRADQVMKWMYHYCSDDFDEMTDINKVLRNKLKEIAEIRAPEVAEEQRSADGTIKWAIKIADQLVETVYIPEEDRATLCVSSQVGCALECKFCSTAQQGFNRNLRVSEIIGQVWRAAKIIGAQKKTGVRPITNVVMMGMGEPLLNLNNVVPAMEIMLDDFGFGLSKRRVTLSTSGVVPALDKLGDMIDVALAISLHAPTDDIRDEIMPINKKYNIETFLAAVRRYLEKSNANQGRVTVEYVLLDHVNDGTEHAHQLAECLKDTPCKINLIPWNPFPGAPYGRSSNSRIDRFSKVLMSYGFTTIVRKTRGDDIDAACGQLAGEVIDRTKRTMRKRMQGEPIAVKAV; encoded by the coding sequence ATGTCTGAAATGAACACGCCTGAAGCAACACCTGTTGTTGTTTCCAATAAAGCCGAAAAAATTAACCTGCTCGATCTTAACCGCCAGCAACTGCGCGAATTTTTCGCCGAGCTGGGTGAGAAACCTTTCCGTGCAGATCAGGTTATGAAGTGGATGTATCACTACTGCAGTGATGACTTCGACGAAATGACGGACATCAACAAGGTCCTGCGCAATAAGCTGAAAGAGATCGCTGAGATTCGTGCACCTGAAGTTGCTGAAGAGCAACGTTCTGCCGACGGTACCATCAAGTGGGCAATCAAAATTGCCGACCAGCTGGTGGAAACGGTGTATATCCCGGAGGAAGACCGCGCCACGCTGTGTGTTTCTTCTCAGGTTGGCTGTGCGCTGGAATGTAAATTCTGCTCAACCGCCCAGCAGGGCTTTAACCGTAACCTGCGTGTGTCTGAAATTATTGGTCAGGTCTGGCGCGCGGCGAAGATTATCGGCGCGCAGAAGAAAACCGGCGTGCGTCCTATCACCAACGTGGTGATGATGGGCATGGGTGAACCGCTGCTGAACCTGAACAACGTTGTTCCGGCAATGGAAATCATGCTCGACGACTTTGGCTTTGGTCTGTCCAAACGCCGCGTCACGCTTTCTACCTCTGGTGTGGTACCCGCGCTGGATAAGCTCGGGGATATGATTGATGTCGCGCTGGCGATTTCGCTGCATGCGCCGACAGATGATATTCGTGATGAAATCATGCCGATCAACAAAAAGTACAACATCGAAACCTTCCTGGCGGCCGTTCGTCGTTACCTGGAGAAATCCAACGCCAACCAGGGCCGCGTCACGGTGGAATACGTTCTGTTGGATCACGTCAATGATGGTACCGAACATGCACATCAGCTGGCTGAATGCCTGAAAGATACGCCGTGCAAAATCAACCTGATTCCATGGAACCCGTTCCCGGGTGCACCATACGGCCGCAGCTCCAACAGCCGTATCGATCGCTTCTCTAAAGTGCTGATGAGCTATGGTTTCACCACCATTGTTCGCAAAACACGCGGCGACGATATCGACGCGGCATGTGGTCAGCTGGCCGGGGAAGTGATCGACCGTACCAAACGTACTATGCGTAAACGTATGCAGGGCGAACCTATTGCCGTAAAAGCTGTTTGA
- the ndk gene encoding nucleoside-diphosphate kinase produces the protein MAIERTFSIIKPNAVAKNVIGNIYARFESAGFKIVGAKMLHLTVEQARGFYAEHDGKPFFDGLVEFMTSGPIVVSVLESENAVQRHRDLLGATNPANALAGTLRADYADSFTENGTHGSDSVESAAREIAYFFGEGEVCPRTR, from the coding sequence ATGGCTATTGAACGTACTTTTTCCATCATCAAACCAAACGCGGTGGCAAAAAACGTTATTGGTAACATTTATGCTCGTTTTGAATCTGCAGGGTTTAAAATCGTTGGCGCAAAAATGCTGCATCTGACCGTTGAGCAGGCTCGTGGTTTCTACGCTGAGCACGACGGTAAGCCGTTCTTCGACGGTCTGGTTGAGTTCATGACCTCTGGTCCAATCGTTGTTTCCGTGCTGGAAAGCGAAAACGCAGTACAGCGTCACCGTGACCTGCTGGGCGCAACTAACCCGGCTAACGCACTGGCTGGTACTCTGCGTGCAGACTACGCTGACAGCTTCACCGAAAACGGCACCCACGGTTCTGATTCCGTAGAATCCGCAGCCCGCGAAATCGCCTACTTCTTCGGCGAAGGAGAAGTGTGCCCACGCACACGCTAA